The genomic window ataataataatatattctccgtataggtattttaaaataggtaggtactttcttttaaaatatatttcattgatccaaaaattttaaaagcatttaaaataacatttatattaatataataaagatcaATATTcaacagatatattatattacattatatcttacttatatttatcgaACGAACatggtttaattaaattaacgatGATTCACATATCACAAAAAATTCATCCAAACAAATAGCtatgtgtatgtataggtttttttacgattaatttttataatttatttactttataattttttgtctatttacctatcaatattataggtgtattttattttgtatgttggGTGTGTTTAGGGTACCTATTTTGTGATTGTAAGTGTGTAAATAATCTGTGTATACTAAGTAAAATAGGTtttgaatatgttttatatagtattttagcaattataattataattaaaattaatctatcaacatttataaattgtaaaatcgtttttaaggACTAGACACTAGTCTCAATAATATCCTACTTATTATCCttagtataaacatattattaataactagaaAACTAGGTACTCGATAAAATGTTGAACtgattaggtatatacacgttttcaaaaacatatccactaaataatttatagtaagacctaacctaacccaacatctaaaaaaatataattacctgtaccaactataaactataacatGGTAGATTACATTGGATactggatatattatataatatataggtattataatatattatatccaccTTGCATTTAtccatatatttatcatagatCTCATAggttaatttgataaataactaGCGGTGTAAATAGGAGTAAAATAAGAAAGGATCATGTAGGAATATAGAACGTCTTTGaagaactttaaaattaattaaagataaaaggTACGGAAAATCAACTTTGTGGTTTTACCTCATCGCAACCCATTCGGGTATCTACCTAACTTCCTTTAATCCCAAAATAACTCTACGATAAGCCAGCAAGTTTAATTCAAGGAGTTTGGCAATATGGTTCatatacttacaattatatatcttatactTACGTGTTCTTGAGGTCTAATAATTCTCGTcgattattgttatgtatgtttatatattgacTTAAAAAACGCTTACGTTTACGGGTTAATTCCAATTATTGAAAGACTCGGAACAACAACCAGATAAATCCACTTTTTCATGAATTATTGTGTAGGAATgcgtttatgtaaaattacatGCATTATTAGGTGCATAACTATCAGTTCAAttcgataaatatattttataaaggaattggatttattttgttattatttttagtgccGCAACCAAATAAATTCGAATTTGACtgattattattcacataatatgagttatctatattatagtttatggtttttactttgtcgttataatattctaaagttaaaattcaatgagaattattttgctatttttcattgtacataaatattttattgtaagaaataaaaggaaaaaaaaatctgtgatgaaacaagaatttttataccatttgCTTTATTATAACTCATTTTAAGACTTAAAATACCTACTGTTTTATTGCTatgttgtatttgtattaaatagtaaataaaaatttaaaaattatgggtAAATTTGATTACAAGTTCCCTTGAaaaacaataggtacctaacaatAAACAGATAAATTCATAGGGtccataattttaaactaaaaaggtACTTCTatcaaaagataaaaataatttaactaaatttcaaGTCCacagtattatttatcatcatgtggataattaaaaatattttagctgtAATACCTATTCTTAGCATTGTtggatcataaaaataaaacttgtttATCAGCCacgaacaatttcaaaaagtagCTTTTCTGGTTGTTGTTCCAAGCCCTTCAATTGCTTAATTGGTTCCCAGGTAGTTTAAAGGCATAacaatgtacaaataaattggttATGATGAACtttcacattttaattataaaactttgttaaaattaactttttcaacttaaattgaataattattgtacattaaacCGACAACAGTTGTCAGTTTCACAGTAAGtacatgttaatttattatacatttattgtacataaattaacagataaaaacattaacaacaaaagatataatatcatcatagaTGACTGacgaataatgattaaaaattaaatttatttattaaaggtttattttaacaatattatgtgtaaatgtgtaatatcataacattaatatCTACATTATGTTTTACTCTTTTAGGAACCCAAGTACAAATTCagttgtacctacttataatattttatgttagtgtCGATTACTTTTCTagtaaatacagtttttttttttttgttatttagtaAGTGATATACTGATATAGTGATATCAAGGTTTTTTCTGTAGATATgttatgtaatacattattatttaacatacattattcatttttttttaaacgtctaATCAATAGGTACCTCAcctaataattacttaattattaaataggttaCTATAATCGCACAATCCGAACCTGGGACTAATCCAGTAAGtatctaaaaagtaaaaaccacATCCTATGTAGACAGTAGACGCAGCAGCCTGCGAGAAAAGGTTTGGCTTATTATGAGTCCCGAAAAACCTAACCGCAGCAGCTCGTCCGATGTCCGTGTCACGGGTTTAGTCCATTCGAATATTATCACCGTTAATTACCgtattttaaaggtaaaaatattatctagaaCACCTCAAAACGTCAAAaggttttttgtattttatctttGAAGAAACTTGTAAGcctttaaaatgttcaaattctGAATTCTgatcataaaaatttcaatgtgATTCATTAGTAAGACGGTGACAACAcatgtagataatattatattatactattaattataccaaGTATATGGAAATTGGaagatttaacaatttttttttgaaattacatctgaaaatataaaattttcataatatactttatcatgtacctattatataataatattaagtcacAAAATGTAGTCCTATGGTTCATTATGactagggctcggattttaaagcatatgcttcttttttttatatataatatgaaatagaaatttaattcttatacATAAAATCCGTTTCATGTCAttctaatttcaaataaaccaattttttttttttgtgaacactttttttaaattattccagctgtggattttttatatgtttattatgccattgtaataaaaacaaattaattaacaagaaatctaaaaacccagaatgcggaCTAAATggttacctatattgtattatttttgttttcgttatcggcttgtttattaaatatatttaacctaTAGATAAtcgattacataatatatagactgCAGGCAGTGCtacagtacctatactatCAGTATGCCTTTAACATCGATAAcgaccatttcaaaatttaagattaatttagtgttttaatttgaaacctcttgTATGGAGTATGCTAGTTACGCACCGACCACTTCAGTGGATGTAGTTAGTTTTCTATGCTAAATGTTAAACATTCTGTCGGAAAACCgagtcagtttcactactgCAAATCTAGGgaaataggtacatagtaaataattcctttttaaatttaaattatttttcatatttataactagttggtgttaatttttgattatgcttctttttttgcatttttaaaataattgtatgcttTTGTGGTTGCTTACTATACTTTAAAATCCAAGCcctaaataactaattataaccataaatacataaaataatagctattttcattttaatagtgTGATgcagcataataatatgaagaaaTCTTTACCTGCATCGAAATTAGTTAACACTAtcacatcattattatatttcataattagtaGTAAAGGTAAGGATTAAGAATGTGTAAATTGGAAGTAGGTATGTaatgtgataaaattataattgttttattttatttttttgttatgtacctaattactACAATTAAGTACAAgcatgtttataatttctattatatattttaataggatCCAACCCAaaggaaaaacatttttatcacaaCACTTACACATAGTAcgaagtatatattaaaataaataataaaaaccatcaATTTGAggtacaagtataaaaaatatattaggtatgtataacattctacatgtatttatcatattagcaattttaaatacacacatatatatatatatatatatataaggaaCACAACATAGGggaaaaatgaaacaaaaatatgtcatGGGAtaaaaacctatataatatacaaagagGTTTGACTAAATAAAACCAGTAAgagacaaaattaaattactagaAAGCAGTGGCAcaacttgaatattttcagGGGTCATGTAATACACAAAGTTAactaaaccaattttttttaaatccgtTTTAGGAGTTTAAGACTGAATACAAGTTTTTTCATATCAACCGTTACTGTACTTGGAATGaatgtttgattaatattCGAATATAATTTGCAGTGATATTGTCTTTCAAAATGTCGTAAAAATTATCagtcaataaacataatataatgtacaatattgttttagtttttacaaattacatatgCTACCAATCCTACAGCTCACATTGCAGTATTAAAGATggttatgttatattacaatgacttattatatatttatggaaCTTCGGGCTCTTGAATAGGTATGACACCAACTCCGACTCCACCTTCATGGGCGCACATGGAAGCTGCGAACATCCAGCAATCAGCTTTGGGGTCATACACTTCAACAGTGGGTAAATTCAAAAATCCATCATATCCACCAATGGCCCACAATTTTCCAGCATTGGCAACCAATGCCACCCGGCTTCTTGTCACATTCATCGAAGCCACAAATCTCCACCTACATAACCATAATATTCGATTGAAGTACACTatgattaaacattatttaataagtaactaCTTGTCTGTCTGAGGATCATATTCTTCAACAGTTTGTAAAAACGTTGATCCATCATATCCACCACATGCATAAAGTTTACCGTTTAACGTGGCCACTCCTAAGCGACAACGTTTCATTAACATAGGTGTTACAGATAGCCATTGACCTGTATAAGTATCATACCGTTCAacctataagtaaatatataatattaattattaatacaacaataattgtaatacttcttttaattgtttaagagATTATGTTTATGGGGTCACATAGTTGGAGTtacttatgtaaaattaaatttctactTAACATTTTAGAGAATTTTTACAAGGTTTTGTggcatattcaaaatttatcttaattttattgtatacattataacttttatgtatttttttattagaaatgttatgtataaaaataaaaggaagataaatttaatttcaaatcatacttaaaaaaagagataaaatttttgatacaagattttatagctatttaatcacttatttattaattttatagggcATAAATCATATGTATTaacttaaatcattattaacttACAGAGTCAAAAATACTTAGGCCATCGTGACCtccaagtatataaatataaccatCAAATGCTACAACACCACCAGCACTACGATGTTTTTGCATTGGTGTAATGATTGTCCAGCGATCTAAATCAGGCTGATaacattcaacaatatttaatgaactGACTCCATCAAATCCTCCACACACGTATAGTCGATCATTTAGAGCGGCTGCTCCAAGGGcactaaagtataatattattttaattttgaacaatatttttataaaaaaaagaactgaataattatatccataaatgttaaactaaataattatttcaataaatttaaaattttaaaagcctGCAATATGTCAAAATGACTAACCTGCGTTTACGATGCATTGGTGAAACTATATTCCAAGATTTTGTTATAGGATCAAATACTTCTACTGAAGATAGTCTTTCAATTCCATTATAGCCTCcaaatgcatataatttattatttagtacagCTACTCCAACTCTACTACGTAATATGCTCATTGCTTCGGCAAGTTCCCATCGTTCAGTTATGGGATTATAGACTTCAACAGTACTTAATGAATCaccttaattcaaaaattattcataatttattatacatgtaagaaatgttatcaaaattatataaatacacaaataccTGATTTAGTAAGTCCACCTACTGCATATATGTGTCCTTGAATATAACTGACACAGCGAGGTCTAGTGCGAAAGCTTTGTAACAAAATTCGTCTTTCGGGCATTAAATGGTAATCTTTAGCTTCATCTAATAGatctctaaataataaataaataaatgtaatatacctattgaagcttataacaatataatacatttaaggtagtaattgttttatattataagattttaagatttaatagtAAGTACAAagcatttataaatgaatacctatataattttgacaGTAACCGCCTTGTTCAAATATACTCAATATACTCATCAATTAATTGGTTAAGTTTATTAACTAACAATATTtaggaattttataatattattatataaactgatttctgtttaaatattattaatattatattatattattttatatatttttttttggtttcagtcaattgaaaaatagaataacaaattaaataaaattcttttaatacactaaaaacaattgatttgtagacaaaatttaatcatatgaatactttaaataataccaaAGGTACAGCGAAGTTAGTAtgaatgcaataaaataaaaattttaaagatcattattcattatcaataaaataaaacaattaatatttatggatataggaacacttatattatactgcaagAATTTTTAACCTGCATTCGTGAGAAGATCTAATTAATTCTTCTGTAGCAACTCGATCAGCCAAATAATGAGGTGAAAGTAATGGCAATCTTACAGCAGCAAGCAACTGAGAAAAACATTCTTGTCTCGATTTTTCTTGTTTAACCCAGCGAATAGCTGCTTcgaatacctaaaaaaaaaaaaaaaaattgaataggtatttattccATTAAGTTTTTACTTGATTATTACAAATCAAATAACCTGTTCTTCCGATGCTTGTAATTCATCTTTATAGACAATGTCTATTATTTCAGATATATTGAGATTTAAGAAGTCTTCAGACAATGATATATCAGGAAAATACTGAGCTATATATCTATTAGCATCAGCCAATAAGCCATAGCACCCTAACGAATCAGCTAATGTACgtacttttaaaacattattttgatgaaacctagaatttaataaattataacattacataAACAATCCAaaagtctaaaatatatattcagaattttattgaatttgaaacttcagatttatgtatacagaatattgatacatattttaatagtatttaggtACTGCACACcataatacaacattaaattttgtttattaaccatttttattattattatgtacaattatatattatgtataggtacaagtattaaaataaaattatgtagttaACAGATtgcacaaaaaatttaaaactataattttattgacttggattaaataattgtatattgagtttattaaattttaagttattttttcaacatcaATAACATAAGTAACCtctctattaaaataatgtattttaatcatttaaccataaaaaacaaacatgattttattacttgtattgcacaaaatataaaaaattctcaagaaaaatattaggtatatgaacAGATTTGTGTTAAAGTCAGAGACTATAGGTCACTATATTTCACTAGTATACTACACGTTATGTAAGTTCTTGAATAATCAATATTGAACAGATACGTTTAACACACTCCATTTcattaagatttgaaaatcttaatacacaattttataataacaaattaatattttatctgtacCTGCTCACTAGTATTATCACCTATTAAGTCaaatgcttttaaatattcaaaaagaaatattaaaaaaaaccatttaattacaaattattgttgagTAACATGTAAATGATACTAACCAcacgtaattaaattttaattacctttCTTTAATGAATGTTGCACATGCATTTTGCACCCATTTCAACTGCAAATACGAGGCCCCGATTAAAAGTGActgaacattattaatatttattgatattcgaCTACTGTATGCAAAATTAATCAATGCTTCCAATGCTCTttagaagataaaaaaaaaattaaaacattatttacaggtacctattattttaatatttaataatttctttagcttttaaataaatcttactCAGGATCAATGCCATGAATCACAATATCTTTTTGAGTACTTtcaatcatattatgtgtaaacaTAGCATTAAAATACGGTATTGTGGCGGCCAACACTATACGATGAGCACTAAACGACATGTTGTCTacctgaataaaaaaaattagttaactaATTTATAGACGAAGATTAAAGAACAATAGGTagccatttattataaatgaacttACTGTCAGCGTGACATCGCATAGTTTTCCCATACGACGTATGCCCTCAATCACCGAAAAACTCTGAGAGAACAGATCCGACTGATTATAGACAAAGTATTCGCTTTCAATCGATGAAGATTTCGGGAACGGTATCTTAATTGATGAATGCAACTTGGCCGGATTAAACGCCATGTTTTGTTGATCAATCATCGTCTCCAATTCCATATCGAAAAGCATCGGTCTGTCTTCAACGACGTTTAAGGCTTAATCAAGCAGAAAGGGATAGCAAAAACTAAAATCTACCAACAAACACGAGTGGAACGGACCatttaaaactgaataaaCTGATACGTTTTGGACAACTCGATAATATCGGGAAtttggtaattaaattaattacgtaCATTAAGTATTATGCATTGTTAGCAGTTAGCCATAACGTTaggtatattacttatattaatattttaaatataataattgcttCATGCTTggataaagttaaataaagaGGGAAATCCCTtagctaattattttatttataatatttatatgagtcATAAATAGACTTAATACCTATTGTTCTGtggttatagtaaatatttactctTCATCTTATCTCAAAGTATTTCTCTATGACTTATCTGTGGGTTTTATCAGCGGAGGAACTACATTTTGTTCCATTTTTCCTTTGACGCTATTTATTCTAACGACCAATTGTTCCACAAACTATTTATACCACTActgtttggaaaaataataatttgcagAGCCCAGtcttaaaactagttttaggCGATATGGGCATATGGCCTACGACTACGACATAagtgcaataataaaataggtactgaatacaaatacattataatttatgattatgttAGTGATATCACTGATGTCATAATAACTCTTTTtcacgatttaagatattaaattaatatcttaaaacatGCTCTTTTTCACCTCCCCCCCATATGAAAATTTTTGGATCCACTTCTGCATTGACCCAACTATCTTCTAATGCAACATCTTTGTCtagttttttagtaaataacaaGAGATATCTCTATACTTAGGTATTTTGtgtgtatgaataaaaaaccctatataaattacaaaacagtacacatatttttttactttgttttaGATTATGTTATTGAGACCAAAGTTTTGTGTTATGAGTGGCggcaaataattattgtttgccATAATGTACTATTCTCTATTGCCTATTTGAGGCATATTACAGAGTACTTACAATTCTATGAGCCTTCACAACAAAAGCTACTCTTTACTTTAGAAAAtagagaataattattatctccaaaatgaaaattttgttaacaatatttagaggtattattttaaagttgagTCAAAATAgtttactttgtttttttatatataggtattgttttatgtaatgCTAACGCTATATTTCAGTAATTAAAggtattctattaaaaaaaaactatttgtttcCCACTACAGAAAATTGCCACTTTacctattttacttaattcgtATATTTTGCTTAGATTTGTGCCCATTGCTAAATTTAAGTTaccacattaaatttaatttgatttgtgttaagtgttttgaaaattcacGGAGTTTTACTAGGTCTACTTTGAGTAGATATTTTCTgaactgttttatttaatctttacAGTGCAATTAgtcatactttt from Aphis gossypii isolate Hap1 chromosome 1, ASM2018417v2, whole genome shotgun sequence includes these protein-coding regions:
- the LOC114128025 gene encoding kelch-like protein 18, translated to MLFDMELETMIDQQNMAFNPAKLHSSIKIPFPKSSSIESEYFVYNQSDLFSQSFSVIEGIRRMGKLCDVTLTVDNMSFSAHRIVLAATIPYFNAMFTHNMIESTQKDIVIHGIDPEALEALINFAYSSRISININNVQSLLIGASYLQLKWVQNACATFIKERFHQNNVLKVRTLADSLGCYGLLADANRYIAQYFPDISLSEDFLNLNISEIIDIVYKDELQASEEQVFEAAIRWVKQEKSRQECFSQLLAAVRLPLLSPHYLADRVATEELIRSSHECRDLLDEAKDYHLMPERRILLQSFRTRPRCVSYIQGHIYAVGGLTKSGDSLSTVEVYNPITERWELAEAMSILRSRVGVAVLNNKLYAFGGYNGIERLSSVEVFDPITKSWNIVSPMHRKRSALGAAALNDRLYVCGGFDGVSSLNIVECYQPDLDRWTIITPMQKHRSAGGVVAFDGYIYILGGHDGLSIFDSVERYDTYTGQWLSVTPMLMKRCRLGVATLNGKLYACGGYDGSTFLQTVEEYDPQTDKWRFVASMNVTRSRVALVANAGKLWAIGGYDGFLNLPTVEVYDPKADCWMFAASMCAHEGGVGVGVIPIQEPEVP